One Salvia splendens isolate huo1 chromosome 12, SspV2, whole genome shotgun sequence genomic window carries:
- the LOC121757353 gene encoding putative late blight resistance protein homolog R1A-10, producing MEAVVASKVAIEAVKFFGGRFVQQLDENQKLIEGTAEQRNKLEYDIEILSGYLKESAEKPKSFTFLERALLREVRDNVYKAEDAIDSIAVKKESNWIMPGPSTSVVDVAKRIQAVAESVGKIRKKIEDQLGIGHVTTNEGSAVYEDEPPTQEDYCPIFVKEERRLKRRLTRDRAKQTELILITGTRGIGKTIMAAKMFHNSEVKNHFTKLIWVSVPNPTAKNILLVVLKQLHPETVPKSDIPCELRKQVRSLLEKEKFLLVLDNVSRMSKEDYTELQKAFGKSVKGSKVLITSTNPELVHFVKDDSHIMLELLKLKESWDLLKWRLFPGALCPPELEYHGQLFAESCNGLPREIVSTAEALAEKLRLVNNPRERIQVFKTFPLDIAPVNESIYNELPYHLRPCFLYLGIFPGQSKFPVSKLINMWIAEGFIPQAEDVTLEETAEKYLMQLVGKNLLKIEEMRPDGSAKTCRITESTRKFCQKISAPEGENLFQDFKYTSGEGFFPQINEVNKNRRICIHADIHRFIPKFITSLRQESVQIYIRSFVSNSIEEFMLDKGDIPKFRAVFKLLKVLDAKPIKVDKIYTDLCLVHLRYVTLSISAGVLPKAISTLRKVQTLIVHTTFHTLKIEADILAMVELKYFETNASAILSKKSEASKEGERLQTLCGISPESCSGKLFSKLPNLKKLGICGELALMLFDGKNDLLKDLDKVVNLKLLNKETRGKKQKLWKTSLKPQLKLSNRILEPSKFPPSLRSLTLSATCLDWQDIFILRLMQELKELKLKDNAFLGEKWELLGDDKVFPYLQTLKIESLDFKQWECSKDHFPQLKRLTMSKCELLKKIPIELADIPTFQELHFQDGHRHAKRSAKRIRDKKLEMKNNNIVFKLLPLEDPTLQLSDYLYLDRYVNLIPSNKLLCFKISKLMFYYVF from the exons ATGGAAGCAGTCGTAGCATCGAAAGTTGCGATTGAAGCAGTGAAGTTCTTTGGTGGCAGATTCGTTCAACAATTAGATGAGAATCAAAAACTGATCGAGGGCACGGCGGAGCAGAGGAACAAGCTGGAATATGATATCGAAATCTTGAGTGGATATCTGAAAGAGAGCGCTGAGAAGCCCAAGAGCTTCACCTTTCTGGAAAGAGCTCTCCTCAGAGAGGTACGCGACAATGTTTACAAAGCTGAAGATGCCATCGATTCCATCGCTGTCAAAAAAGAGTCCAACTGGATCATGCCCGGTCCATCTACTTCCGTTGTCGATGTTGCCAAACGGATCCAAGCCGTCGCCGAAAGCGTCGGTAAAATCCGCAAAAAAATCGAAGATCAACTAGGCATAGGCCATGTTACTACAAATGAAGGATCCGCAGTGTACGAG GACGAGCCACCAACACAAGAAGATTATTGCCCTATTTTCGTAAAAGAGGAAAGAAGACTAAAACGGCGTCTTACTCGAGACAGAGCAAAACAAACTGAGTTGATTTTAATCACCGGTACACGTGGCATCGGAAAGACTATAATGGCAGCTAAAATGTTTCACAATTCAGAAGTTAAGAATCACTTCACCAAGCTCATTTGGGTTAGTGTTCCTAATCCAACAGCAAAAAATATATTGCTTGTTGTTCTAAAACAGCTACATCCAGAGACAGTTCCAAAGAGTGATATTCCTTGTGAGTTACGCAAGCAAGTTCGAAGTTTATTAGAGAAAGAGAAATTCTTGCTTGTCCTGGATAATGTGTCCAGAATGAGTAAGGAGGATTATACAGAGCTTCAAAAGGCCTTTGGAAAGAGTGTTAAAGGGAGTAAGGTCTTGATAACAAGTACTAATCCTGAATTGGTTCACTTTGTTAAAGATGATTCTCATATAATGTTGGAGCTGTTGAAGCTCAAGGAAAGTTGGGATTTACTGAAGTGGCGGCTTTTCCCTGGAGCTCTGTGCCCTCCTGAGTTGGAATACCATGGACAACTATTTGCAGAGAGTTGTAATGGTCTGCCAAGAGAAATTGTCTCTACGGCTGAAGCTCTTGCCGAAAAGCTTCGACTTGTAAATAACCCAAGAGAAAGAATTCAAGTATTTAAAACTTTTCCCCTCGACATAGCTCCAGTTAACGAGTCAATCTACAACGAATTGCCTTACCATTTGAGACCGTGCTTTCTCTACTTGGGAATATTTCCTGGTCAGTCAAAATTCCCCGTTTCAAAATTGATCAATATGTGGATTGCAGAAGGATTTATACCACAAGCAGAAGATGTCACTTTGGAAGAGACTGCAGAGAAGTATTTAATGCAGCTTGTAGGGAAGAATTTGCTCAAAATTGAAGAGATGAGACCCGATGGTTCAGCTAAAACGTGCAGAATTACCGAGTCAACACGAAAATTCTGCCAAAAAATATCTGCACCTGAAGGAGAGAACCTTTTCCAAGATTTCAAATACACTAGTGGGGAAGGATTCTTTCCTCAAATCAATGAGGTAAACAAAAATCGGCGCATATGTATTCATGCCGACATTCATAGGTTTATCCCCAAATTTATAACTTCACTACGACAAGAGAGTGTCCAGATCTATATCCGCTCATTTGTTTCTAATTCCATAGAAGAATTCATGTTGGATAAGGGTGACATTCCGAAGTTTCGTGCAGTTTTCAAGTTGCTTAAGGTGTTGGATGCCAAGCCCATTAAAGTCGATAAAATTTATACTGACTTGTGTCTGGTTCATTTGAGGTATGTCACACTTTCAATCAGCGCTGGTGTTCTACCAAAAGCCATCTCTACACTTCGAAAAGTGCAGACTCTTATTGTTCATACAACATTTCACACCCTTAAGATTGAAGCAGATATATTGGCGATGGTCGAGTTAAAGTATTTTGAGACAAATGCATCAGCTATTTTGTCCAAAAAAAGTGAAGCTTCTAAGGAAGGTGAGCGGCTCCAAACTCTATGTGGAATTTCACCGGAAAGTTGCTCTGGAAAATTGTTCAGCAAACTGCCCAATTTGAAGAAACTAGGCATATGTGGCGAATTAGCATTAATGCTGTTTGATGGCAAGAATGATTTGTTAaaggatttggataaagttGTAAATCTGAAGCTGTTAAACAAGGAAACTAGAGGCAAGAAACAGAAGCTTTGGAAAACAAGTCTTAAACCTCAGCTCAAATTGAGCAACCGGATTCTCGAACCCTCGAAATTTCCTCCTAGCCTGAGAAGTCTGACATTGTCAGCAACTTGTCTCGATTGGCAGGATATTTTCATCCTTAGATTGATGCAGGAACTCAAGGAGCTCAAGTTAAAAGACAACGCATTCTTAGGGGAGAAGTGGGAGCTTCTTGGCGATGATAAAGTTTTCCCATATCTTCAAACATTGAAAATTGAAAGCTTAGATTTTAAACAATGGGAATGTTCAAAGGATCACTTCCCCCAACTCAAACGCCTTACGATGTCCAAATGCGAATTGCTGAAGAAAATTCCCATTGAGCTGGCTGATATACCAACCTTCCAAGAGTTACATTTTCAAGATGGTCACAGACATGCTAAAAGATCTGCCAAGCGTATTCGTGACAAAAAACTAGAAATGAAGAACAACAACATTGTGTTCAAGCTTTTACCTTTAGAAGATCCGACCCTTCAACTCTCTGACTACTTATACCTTGATAGGTACGTAAATCTCATACCAAGCAACAAGTTATTATGTTTCAAAATTTCTAAATTGATGTTTTATTATGTTTTCTAG